The Calypte anna isolate BGI_N300 chromosome 1, bCalAnn1_v1.p, whole genome shotgun sequence region aagaaaaatgaccTCCACAGTGTCTGTGTCTTCACAACTTTGTTTGCTTCACCCTTTCGAAGTAACTGTACAGTAAAGATCAGGATGGGCAGGTGAGGGAATGGCCAGAACTGTCAACAAGGAATTACAAACTCaagttttctttcccctcctacCATTAATATTGTAAAGatcgagcacagaccctatgaggagaggctgagagagctggggctgttcagcctggagaagaggaggctcaggggagacctcatcactctctacaactccctgaaaggagggtgtagccaggtaggggttggtctcttttcccaggcaactctcagcaagacaagagagcacggtcttaagttgtgccaggggaggtttaggttggacattagaaagaatttctttactgagagggtgatcagacattggaatgggctgcccagggaagtagtggattctccgtccctggagatatttaaaaagagactggatgtggcactcagtgccatggtctagcaaccgcaacggtggtaaaagggttggactcgatgatctctgaggtcccttccaacccagccaattctatgattctatgattaaaccCAAAGTCATATAGAGCTCCTTTGTACCCTAAGAGATAAGAGTATTTATCCTGACATTTGTGGCAGAAACAtcagtgcaattttttttcactgtgataAGAGAAATGAATTTTGAATTATTTCCCCCACCCATACCAAGAGGTATTAACATTcagatgtggcttttttttttcttattaagaacttattttctttaactTATGTCTCTACTATAATAAAAAGTTATGAGCTTCCCTTTACAAGTTAATCACCGGATTTTCCTGGAGCTGCTTATTATTATGATAGCAGCTAAAACCAACCATACTTGCTACAGGTGTTTGCTTTTGCATATTTGATGTCTGTATTAGcatgacatttattttctaaaatactataatattttaatgataaTGATGATAATCACCTTATGCACTTGCCAACTTTACTTTGAACTTACAGCAAAAGTACTTACTGGATTGTTACTTGCTTTCCCTGCAAGAATGATTCTGGCTTTAACCTTGTTCATATTGAAGTTTTTCAGGTAAGCATCATGAATCCTTTTAGCGAGTGATTTAAGATCTGCCATTTCTGAATCTTCTACATAATTTTCACCTGTaagaatttctgctttcaacTTGGCCTTCTCTGACCTTGGCATTCGTCCAAAACGTATTGCTGATGGGAAGACAGAAttgtaaaacaaacagaagttaTACAAAAACCTAGGACTTTTACCATTGCTGATTAGAGCAGTAAGACTTCACCTAGAAAAACTGAGGTAGAGATAGTATTTGTGTTACAATAAATTAATGAGtgaaaaaatctcttctgctcTGACATAGTCCTTGACTATTTCTCAAGCCAACATATCAAGCTGAAGGtttgtatttcaaaacacaCACTGGTATCTGCAGTGAGCTAGGatgcatgtttttttccttctgtattacCAAAGCAGttgtattttctcctctccttaTTATGTCTACAACTCAAAACCACCTCAGGAATCCTACAGAACTGTGTAAACTCATGTCAGAAACTTGGCAGAGAGTACAGAAGCTAGatggagagctgcctggggaatTGCTCCACAGGGAATGCTGAAACAGAGCTGGACCCAAACCCCATTTCTGACTGTGGGGCATTCAGTTCTTTGTGCTGGATATTCAGTACAACAGCAGATGTTCACACGCagcattttatgcatttttttttccccccaatagATTACACCTTCAAGACTGAAGCAAATGAGAGTAGTTTGAGTATCTAACCTAATCATTAGGATATTCTCTTGAATAGGCAAGAGATGTAAGTTTGAAATATCACTGGGTATGGAGGTCACCCAGTTCTTGGGCTGGTGGTTTTGCCATTTAGCGATGAAACAGGCATGTTCACATCCTTCATCAGTCTCAGATGAAAATTGAAATACCTCCATTTCAAAAGGGGCCTTAGCCCTGATAGAGTGCTAAGTTTTGagatatataataatatatattatatagctAATATAGCTGGTTACTCTTACACATTTCACCATCTAAGCAGTGAGAGAACAGACTGAGCTGTCACTGAGCAATTCAGACTATGAGCAGAGCTGGCCCTTCAGTGTGCCCAAGGAATCTTCTTATGACATAAAGAGGTGACTGCAGGCATGATCTGAAATAGCTTCAGACTTCAATGGAAGTCCAACATGGAaggctgtagtgaaatgaggcaatcaggtgttgctaattacaaggtgggaggcgtgagcttgtgttaagcccacctgtgcccaattagggctgaccccagctgctcatgagcaggattgggcaacCAATTTGCCCACCTAATTGGGTGGGTTTAACACAGGCTTacgcctcccaccttgtaattagcaacacctgattgcgtcatttcactacagaaggCCTGTTCAGAAGTCTATTGGAAAAGGTGGAAAAGTATCTGCTCTAAACTGAAACTTAGTTTGAGGGTTGTTGAGGCTGTAAATCCAGTTCTAGCTCTTTTCCCAAGAATTATCACTTGCAAGTTAGCTGTCATGTTCTTCCCCCACTGCCTTCCATGTGTTTGCTGCAGTAAAGCTGCTACTGCTCCCTTCAACTAGAGCACAGGTGCCCACAGAGTTTCAGTAGGACAGAACAGCTTGAACTGGATATTAATTCCTGCCaaccagcacagctgcctgATCAAGTCCTGCCCTTGAGATGTTATTTTGTTGTCTGGAACACTCCCCCCAAGTTTGCTGCTTCAGGAAGGTTATCACTAATCTTGCAGAGACTATCAAGCCTCTCCCAATGGACCTTAACCTCAGTCAAGGCCCACCACAAAGGAGACAGATTTACTCACAACCAGAAAGTCAACTTTCCCAGTGTCTCTTGCTAGGACTCCAGATTACAGTGCCATAGGCAGCTTGCCTAACCACATCCCCACCCCAGCTATCTTGGCTGGGTAGTCTCCTTACAGCTTTTCACCTAGCCCAGCATTTTTACCTACTTCTCACCTACTCTCAAACTGCATCTACTCCCAAGTACAGCCTTACCCCTATCAGAGTAAGGAAACTACTGTCATCTGACCACCCAAAATGTGATTTCTTGTGGCTTGGCCTCTCCCTCTTCAATGATGTCACTTAGCAAGCTACATACTATCCATAAAACTACCTCGAGGGTTGAAATCAGCCTGTAAGCCACCAGCTTACCAGTTTTATCTCATAACAACGTAtataataatgtaatttttaaactcAGTTATTGAAATACTCTGAATTTTTACCATTCCATTTAACAAGCAATTTACCAGACTTCTGTTCCAGTCAGCACACATCTTCACCCATcctcccaccctgctccctgAACCATCTGCCCAAGGGCTGCTGCACTGTAACCTGAAAAATAACGAACTCTGGTTTCCTACACATTTCTATCCTACGCCATTATCCCTCACAATGAGCCAGTTGTTCTCCTCCTACTCCTTTACAATGCTCTTGATCAGAATTCTTCCAGTGTTGAAATATGTTTCAATGTGACTAACGGTGCCAATTTTCTGTGTGAAGAAATGAACTAAAAGAACATTCATATGGACAAACAGAGATCCAGCACAATTGTGTAAAGCTCATAAGAGTACATTTGGCATTGGTAATGTAAAAATCTGAGGTTCAACTCACatgtataattaaaaaagcTATCCAAGTGCCTGCTTCCAGGGCAGGAACAAGCAAATTATTAAGGGCACTCTTACCTACCATTATGTGACATTCCGACTGAAAGGCACTTTTGAAAACGACAGTACTGGCACTTATTAcgattttttttctgaattttgcagTTCCGGTCACATTTATCATAGATGAGTTTTAGTCGAATCGttcttctaaaaaaaccctagaaaaaATTTGAGAAAACAATAGGGAATGTTAAAGAACGTTGAGTATGATACTTCAATCATAGAGGCAAttggcaatttttttgttttgtttactgcTGTCACTAACAAAACAATATGCAAAGTATAATCAGTGAAGTGCTGTCTACGAAGGCAGTCATAGaatggaaaacacaaaacagggCTGAGCACTGCTCCCTCCTTTTTGTGGGAGACTACCAGGACTAGATTTGTTCTTCAGGATTAAGCAAGACAGTCACACACTGCTTTTGTTTGCATTCTTCCAGCCCCCTTTGTCAGAAACAACCTGCATCTTGCATATGCGTAAGTCACACAGACATGCAGATTTAAAACATCTGCTCTTCATCCAGCAAGTGTGAGGGGTATGACAACACAGCACAGTGTATTAGAAAAAGGCAAAGGCACAAAAATGAGCAGTACAAAAAACCCTATAGCTCAACAGATCTTACCATAATGTCTTCCCATGATAGTCTCATGCTGCAAAGTCACAGGCTTAGCATAATTTTTATAGACATGGCAACAGTTTGCTTCACATTACACAAAATCATGCCATTTAGATTGTGGGACACATCTGACTGTGAACTTCCCACGTCTAACAGAGCATTCTATTGTAGCATTCAATTCTAGCactttttcttaacatttctATTTGAGTTATTGTCTTCTGACATAATCCATGAGAGAAAAAACTTACACATATACAATTATATCTCTCACCTTGcattaaaatttagaaaaaaaaagaaaactaaaacattagaaggaaaaagaaaataatattataattCCTGGGCCGTATCATCCCAAAAATTATGTGTCAATGATAACATTCGTTTGCCTCACAGCCATGCAGTGGCCCGATACCACAAGAGGTACAACACTAAGTGATTAAGGCAGAATGGGGTGGAGATGAGAAAGTCAGGATTTTGTTACTGTCATAATGAAAATGTAGCAAACTCACATGCTTCCCACAGCCATACTCCCAACACAAATAAAACACTAGTGGAGCACATAGGCTTAAATCACAGTTTAGTGTTTTAAGATTGGTTTAGTATTTAACTAACTCTatccagaaaagcagcattaaaattATCATAGTGAATTGTCCCTGCTTGATGAAGGTCTGGTATTGAGTAATGGTATCTGaacaatttatttcagaaagaagatCACAGAtatgtttattatttaaataattgtaATGGCTAGAATTATATTAATTAACCATTTATGTATCAAATGTTTTATCTTCATGTAACCCTGTAAATGAAGCAACATGGTTTAggttcttaaaaagaaaattacaacgGTACCTTACAACCTTCACAAGCATGTACTCCGTAATGGTAGCCTGAGGCTTTATCCCCACAAATTCTACATTCAATGTTTAATGCTCCACTGGGTGATTCATCTATGCTACCTGGAGCTGTGGCAAAATTAATGGATGAAGGACTGGATGCTGGTGAAAGGGtgtctaaaagaaaaaggaagacttAATAAATACTATACTATCATGACTGATACAATTTCTATACTAAAACCACACCAAAATGAGctattctaaaaataataatgagttAATAGTAATTAAGTGAACTAATAATTTGGccatgtttgaaaaataattaatatttacattCACAGTGTAAACACAGACAACATACAGGGTGTACCCTGCTGATTTCGTTGAGACATACGATGTCAACAAACAAGAAGCTTTATCAAAGTAACCTTGATAGCAAGAACTAGAAGGGTGACAATGGTTCTTGAAGACTCAGTAAATATGCACCACACAAAATAAGAGAAAACCAAGCTTTTTTGGATTTTCCCACATTCCATTTTATACTTTGATTTTTACAAATGTGTCTCAATCTGATGTTAgcatcaatttttattttttttaatcccacatcttaaaataagtaaaaagtAATGAATTAATATATCTTTTAAATCAAGGAAATTTTCTTAACcataaaaacacacacataccATTTCATATACAACAAACCTGAAACTGAAAACCATAATTCAACATTCACCTACTGCTCAAGAGAGATACTgcaaaatataaacagaaaaaaaaccccaaccaacaaaaaaccatcACAATGAAATAGAACCCTTCATGATTTCAAGTGTGTATCACAATATCCATTCAACTTGTCACTTGCTCTTTCCAGGAAGGTTACTAACAGCCCATTTTGCCATTACATCTTCATCTCTTGTGCTATGGTGCTCAGCATCAGATCTATGGCTGTGGTGTGATAAGAGATGTTTTCCTAGCTCATGCTTACTCATCGTCTGCTTCTATGATAATCCAGTAACAGAAACATTGCTCAGATATTTTATCTTTTGATTATAAtgagaaaagcatttctaaacTTCTGCGCAATAAAATAAACTCTCTGGACATTTTACTACTAGATAAACATGTTATAAAACTAACGCATTCCTACCttaattatttcaattattatttcCACCTTActtgaggaaaatattttctgaggcCAGAATTTCATTTATCTTCCATCTTGCAACTCGAACCACAAGATTTTAGCAAATTAATGGgtgtgttattttaaaagaaagattaagAAACACTCATGAATGTAGGTCAGCAAGTATtatgttggaaaaaaacttgGCACAGAACTCAGAGTCTGCAttgccagcactgccaagcccacAGGCATCGAAGTCCTCAAGAACAGCCTAAAACCCAGGACTTTCTTAAGAGTgattcttgtttccttttacttgCCTTGTAGAATTTGAGCCTTAAAACTTTATATCTTCCATCTACTCTAACAGCAAAAGTATAATGTTTTGCAGTGAACATCTAATACTTGAATTAGAAGGTGACAGTAGAAGCTGCACTAGATTACTCTAAGACttgtacacacatacacacaaataaatactgaaaaaaacttctCAGATGGACTCAGATGTTAAAAACCCAGCACATAATGACTTTTCCTTCAGAAGGCATCTCTCTAACATGAAGGTTTGCAACCAAATGGGACTCAAAGCCTATTTCTACAAACATTGCTTTGGGAGAGAGTGCCAAGAGGCAGgtctcctttctcccttcaaAACACTATTTGTTTCAACCACTTGAGCCCAAAGGCACACCTCAGTTGTACTAGTGCAGTTTTGCTAAGGTAAAATAGTGGTCAGTGCTCAGGAATCGATTTAAGGTAAGAATACCCCTAAATAAAAGATAAGGTAAACCATCTAGAAAGTTTATCATAAATTGTTTAAAATGGCTCTAACTGCTAAAAGATTTGTAAAACCAGTAAAAGGAGTATTTCACTGACATTTTGTCTCATTTTGTTCCCTCAAACAAGGCTTCTCAAAGATCTTTTGACTTAAGATTATGTAATGCATTAGCACTCTGAGACTGCTACTCTAACCAGGATAGAAGCTATTAGCTTTACAATACTGCTCttgagaaaggggaaaaaacattatGTCCAAATAACATCAGCACACTAAAACATACTGGAAGTCTAGGTGAGGTTTTACAAGTTAGATAATACATTTTTGGCAAACATTCCACAATAGTTTTCATACATATGTGATCTacagaaacttgaaaaaaaaaggaatttcttaAATGCAATATTGTCACTTACTATATGACTATAATACACAGTAATTTCTTTGCTAGAGATAGTGATttttagaagttatttttaaaaaggtgttgATActaatgaaatttaaaacagCAACTTTATTTTACAGTAAGATGTCAGTGACGTAAATTAACTTTATCCTTAAATACTTTGAGACCATGCTATAATCAGCATATATATTTCTCATGTCATTTACGTCATAAACAATACttatagcattaaaaaaaaggctttttaatttctattactatgcatttataaaaagaagtttttatgGTAGTGTCTTACCTGTTATAACTGATCCATCAGACCCTGGACCATTTCCCAGTGACTGGAACTCTGTTAGACTTAAAGCCCCAGAGCTATCATCACCTAGAGACTGAGAGAGGTCTTGAATGCTGTCCATATCTTGTAGGAACTCTCCAGATAAAGGGCTGCCTATATCATCCTCCTCCAAGGGAGTAAGGGGATAGAGCTGGTCTTCAGTGTCCACCATTTTGATCAAGTAGAGCGGTCACTTAAACGTCTTTACACTGatgaaagaataatttaaaataataaacatttacTTACATATTGGAatatatatctttaaaaatatttcaatcaGTTACAGCACACTGAATGCATGAATTCCAACCCAGTGGTGAAATAGTATACAACATTCTGTTGCTCCAGAAGCTTTATGCAACAAGAATCATTaacaggacagagaaaaaaacccagtataCTTCAATATGAATTAAAGTTATGACAAGATCAGTCTGCAGATTTCTTTATTCTTTGCTGACAGAAGTTACCCACTGTGTTTCTATAGCAGGCATTATGTACTTCCCAAAAAAATCTATGgcgaaataaaaaatatcaatatGCATTCATATTATGTTTGAGCAGTCTTTTCTCACCTTATCTAACAGGTTTAGATATGTTGATTTGGTCTTCTCATCTCTTTTAAATTTGTTCGATAGGTCTTATGACACTGCAGAGAACAAAACACTGTCTTACACTAAAATCTTTGTAGAAATGGGACAGACTACAACCTTCTGACCAGCTCTGGCCAAAGAACACCTTCAGCAAGAGTGCTCCAGCATGTACAATCCAATATAACTATAATTCCTATAGTTAGTTTTATTCCCCACagtgaattaaattttttaagttGCCTTCAAAACCAGCTGTCACCATCACCAACTTTCAGTAACAACACAGATTCCCAAGAAAATGTcacaaatttttgtttttcttctactgaCTTGTCAGGTAAGGAGCTAGCAAATGTACAGCAGAATGCTACTCCTGCTGCATAAATCTActtctttcaaaagaaactcATCTTTTACACTGGGTACCTATGACTTGTGCACAAACCCCCACTGCTGCAGACTTGTCCATGCAATGAATGtgcaggggcagctggggaAGCTCCGGCTCGTACTGTGGTTACTGCTCAGCCTCGGCCTTTGTGCTGGACACATGCTCACTGCAATTCACTGTCGTGCCTGAAACTGCCAACACCTGGCTATTTAGGGAcacaaaaatgctgcttttacaATAAAGGTGCTAtgttgtaagaaaaaaaccaatccaaaccaaagaaacccaaCTTCCTTGATGTTGAAGTTTCTAGTACCAGCTGGTGTGATTCTTatgacagaaaacattttctgttaaaaaatcagtgattttCTTTGGTAATCTGCAATAGATTCATCCTATGAGAATCAGGAATCtattttgggaaaaataaaaacatgtattttttatcTATGTAAGTGACAGAAAGGTAACAGTTAAAAGTAAGACAAAGTGCCAACTACTGCTTTACATACTAATGACTAAAGACAGACAGCACTTTTATTCAgttacacaaaaaaaccctcaaaatgttttgaagatATCTAGCTTCAATCAACCCTTTTCCTTTTACACCCAGGTTGATGGTAAAAAACTGACTTCAATTATGTTTGCTTAACTTTTCAAGCTAATACACAGATATAGCTGAGGGCAACATGACCTTTTCTAAAGAAGACTAATAGTTATGTTTGTAATAACCTCCAAATGCacacacagttttaaaataatttctttttcaggtgCACTTATTAGTGCACACTGCTATTCCTTTCTGCTATTTCATGGAAAAACACTGGTGCATATATATAACTCCTATAGTGCTTGCCAATGGGTTCACTACATGACTGTAAGTGAAACAATTTTCAAAACTACCTGTTTTACTTATGGCTTTCTACTCCACAGTATGCACTGTTCCAGTTAATCAATGTTATTTAAAGTATATGGATTAGACTT contains the following coding sequences:
- the PPARA gene encoding peroxisome proliferator-activated receptor alpha, coding for MVDTEDQLYPLTPLEEDDIGSPLSGEFLQDMDSIQDLSQSLGDDSSGALSLTEFQSLGNGPGSDGSVITDTLSPASSPSSINFATAPGSIDESPSGALNIECRICGDKASGYHYGVHACEGCKGFFRRTIRLKLIYDKCDRNCKIQKKNRNKCQYCRFQKCLSVGMSHNAIRFGRMPRSEKAKLKAEILTGENYVEDSEMADLKSLAKRIHDAYLKNFNMNKVKARIILAGKASNNPPFVIHDMVTLCMAEKTLVAKLVANGIQNKEAEVRIFHCCQCTSVETVTELTEFAKSIPGFSSLDLNDQVTLLKYGVYEAIFAMLASVMNKDGMLVAYGNGFITREFLKSLRKPFCDIMEPKFDFAMKFNALELDDSDISLFVAAIICCGDRPGLVNVEHIEKMQESIVHVLKLHLQTNHPDDIFLFPKLLQKMADLRQLVTEHAQLVQIIKKTESDAHLHPLLQEIYRDMY